A single window of Echinimonas agarilytica DNA harbors:
- a CDS encoding Fe(3+) ABC transporter substrate-binding protein: MKIKLPQLFALMMCSVIGSSAMADEVNVYSSRKEALIKPLLDQFTQQTGIEVNLITGKDDALISRLKKEGSKSPADVLITADVGRLYRAKEQLLLQSHGSEFVSNVVPAKYRDIDGQWLGLTMRARPMFYVKGKVDPAELSTYENLADAKWKGQICIRSSSNIYNQSLIASMLAAEGADKTAQFAQGLVANMARSPVGGDTDQLRAAAAGVCNIAVANTYYFGRLSNSDKAADQSVVQALGVFWPNQADRGTHVNISGIAITRSARHKTQAQQLIEFMLKPESQSWYSEVNNEYPVIESAKPSDTLQSWGRFKADAVALSSLGEYNQQAVRLMDKAGWK; the protein is encoded by the coding sequence ATGAAGATCAAATTACCCCAGCTCTTTGCCTTAATGATGTGTTCTGTGATTGGCAGTAGCGCAATGGCTGATGAAGTGAATGTATATTCATCACGCAAGGAAGCTTTGATTAAACCCTTGCTCGACCAATTCACTCAGCAAACGGGCATTGAAGTGAATTTGATTACTGGTAAAGATGATGCGTTGATTTCTCGCTTGAAAAAAGAAGGCAGTAAGTCTCCGGCAGATGTTCTAATCACAGCTGACGTGGGGCGACTTTATCGTGCCAAAGAGCAGCTGTTGCTGCAATCTCACGGCTCAGAGTTTGTTTCCAATGTTGTGCCAGCAAAGTATCGTGACATTGACGGCCAGTGGTTAGGACTCACGATGCGCGCGCGTCCTATGTTCTACGTCAAAGGTAAGGTAGATCCCGCAGAGCTATCCACATACGAAAATCTTGCCGATGCAAAATGGAAAGGGCAAATTTGTATTCGCTCATCATCGAACATCTACAATCAATCGTTGATTGCATCGATGTTGGCTGCTGAAGGGGCAGATAAGACGGCCCAATTTGCACAAGGTTTAGTGGCAAATATGGCTCGCTCTCCTGTCGGTGGTGATACGGATCAGCTGCGCGCTGCAGCCGCAGGCGTCTGTAATATTGCGGTTGCAAACACCTATTACTTCGGCCGTTTAAGCAATAGCGATAAAGCCGCTGATCAGAGTGTGGTGCAGGCTTTGGGCGTATTCTGGCCGAATCAAGCCGATCGTGGCACGCACGTGAATATCAGTGGTATTGCGATCACGCGTTCAGCTCGCCACAAAACCCAAGCTCAGCAACTTATCGAATTTATGCTCAAGCCTGAATCGCAGTCGTGGTACTCAGAAGTGAACAACGAATATCCTGTGATAGAAAGCGCTAAACCGTCTGACACCTTGCAGTCTTGGGGCCGCTTTAAAGCCGACGCAGTGGCGCTTAGCTCTTTGGGTGAATATAACCAACAAGCCGTTCGCTTAATGGACAAAGCAGGTTGGAAATAA
- a CDS encoding sterol desaturase family protein, which translates to MLDLMTTSLADLPSYLIDANKRIYSLYLLSALGVATMVYWLGTSTPSTQGLRRFLFHPKIWLHDSAKLDYLLFVINRLLKALLWAPLVLTMVPIAIGLSDFLEWVFGSILPVTTHKTVVVASFTLLLFVLDDLTRFLLHLALHKIPFLWAFHKVHHSAKVLTPMTIYRSHPVESFFYACRMALAQGTAVGIGYYLFGPTLKMYDLLGANLFVFVFNIMGSNLRHSHVRWAWGNTIEKWFISPAQHQIHHSDARQHFDKNLGSALAIWDRLAGSLILSSQAPRVRFGLGKHEAHHESLLEIYLEPFKQSALQLMWWRTPKSRE; encoded by the coding sequence TTGCTGGACCTGATGACCACAAGTTTGGCAGATTTACCAAGCTATCTCATCGATGCCAACAAACGCATTTACTCACTGTACTTGCTGAGTGCGTTGGGGGTCGCAACCATGGTGTATTGGTTGGGGACTTCAACGCCTTCCACTCAAGGTTTGAGACGCTTTCTGTTTCATCCTAAAATTTGGCTTCATGATTCAGCTAAACTAGATTACCTACTTTTTGTCATCAACCGGTTACTCAAAGCATTGCTTTGGGCACCGCTCGTGTTGACGATGGTGCCTATCGCCATCGGTCTATCTGATTTTTTAGAGTGGGTGTTTGGCTCCATTTTGCCCGTCACCACCCATAAAACAGTAGTGGTTGCATCATTCACCTTGCTACTCTTTGTTCTTGATGATTTAACCCGATTCTTGCTGCATTTAGCCTTACATAAAATTCCATTTTTGTGGGCATTCCATAAAGTACATCATTCGGCCAAAGTTCTGACCCCTATGACGATTTACCGAAGTCATCCGGTTGAGAGTTTTTTTTATGCTTGTCGTATGGCGTTAGCGCAAGGAACCGCAGTGGGCATTGGCTATTATCTATTTGGCCCAACACTCAAAATGTACGACCTATTAGGGGCAAACTTGTTTGTGTTTGTGTTCAATATTATGGGATCGAACTTACGTCATTCTCACGTACGTTGGGCATGGGGAAATACCATAGAGAAATGGTTTATAAGTCCGGCACAGCATCAAATTCATCATAGTGATGCGCGCCAACACTTTGATAAAAACTTGGGGTCAGCGCTCGCTATATGGGATCGCTTGGCCGGTTCTTTGATCCTGTCATCGCAAGCTCCGCGCGTTCGCTTTGGTTTAGGTAAGCACGAAGCTCACCATGAGAGCCTGCTTGAAATCTATCTAGAACCCTTTAAGCAAAGCGCGCTGCAATTAATGTGGTGGCGCACACCGAAGTCTCGAGAATGA
- a CDS encoding TonB-dependent receptor family protein, translated as MSVNIYHHTPLFAALGLAFGTVSPSVYADDSDVKVERISIIGAQQELNKTAGSVTLIDEIELEKFEYDDIARVLATVPGVNIRQEDGYGLRPNIGFRGVTPERSKKINIMEDGILIGPAPYSAPAAYYFPMTSRMTAVEVTKGPSTIKYGPNTVAGALNLVTRQVPDSSEGAIDVAYGSDNYGKAHGHYGNTVDQYGFLVEGLHVQTDGFKELDGGDDTGFKKSDFMAKFNVDLSGKGYRQLIELKASYSEEESDETYLGLTDDDFSKRPYRRYSASQLDNMDWDHSQLQLTHHFEVNNFNATTRIYRNDFSRAWFKLNGFTSSQGGSVPTLQEILTHPTDESNQAYYQVLTGQQDSTAQEILVLGNNDRDYYSQGIQVDLTWTPELFGLIHTLDAGVRYHEDEIERNHTETNFFMRSGVLENTGEDTRATSTNTEKTDALSAYVQDSMTFGDLTVSAGVRWEHIEGSYQNRAPGQEQDYQDKTTTIWLPSISAFYALSENSGIFGGVHEGFVPTSPIQDASIDIEESVNYELGWRYSDQALRTEFVGFFSDYSNLKESCSISAGCDTDLEFSGGEVDVYGLEASIQHSFALNADYDLPWSVVYTYTDSEFKSSFYSDFEQWGFVEKGDPVPYLAEHMLTASVGLTASNWQVALLVSYSDEMPETAQQQLTGDPDDATLAGVYTDDYINVDIAANYDINSQSRVYAKVDNLFDDADITSRRPYGARPTMTRTLQVGYKYKF; from the coding sequence ATGAGCGTGAACATATATCACCACACTCCTTTATTTGCAGCGTTAGGACTCGCTTTCGGCACGGTTTCGCCAAGCGTTTACGCGGACGATTCGGATGTAAAAGTAGAGCGGATCAGTATTATTGGAGCTCAGCAAGAGCTCAATAAAACAGCCGGGTCGGTTACACTCATCGATGAGATAGAACTTGAAAAGTTCGAATATGACGACATCGCCCGTGTTTTGGCAACCGTACCAGGTGTGAATATTCGTCAAGAAGACGGGTATGGTTTACGGCCAAACATTGGTTTTCGCGGCGTGACACCCGAGCGCAGCAAGAAAATCAACATCATGGAAGATGGGATACTTATTGGTCCCGCTCCTTACTCTGCCCCAGCCGCTTATTACTTCCCGATGACTAGCCGCATGACGGCGGTGGAAGTCACCAAAGGTCCATCGACGATCAAGTACGGGCCAAACACGGTAGCTGGCGCATTGAACTTGGTCACACGTCAGGTTCCCGATAGCTCTGAAGGTGCTATTGACGTTGCATATGGTTCAGATAACTACGGCAAAGCACATGGCCATTACGGCAACACGGTTGATCAGTACGGCTTCTTAGTCGAAGGGTTACATGTTCAAACGGACGGTTTTAAAGAGTTAGATGGTGGCGATGATACCGGCTTTAAAAAGTCTGATTTTATGGCCAAGTTTAATGTTGATCTCAGTGGCAAAGGTTATCGTCAGCTGATTGAGCTAAAAGCGAGCTATTCAGAAGAAGAATCTGATGAAACTTACTTGGGCTTAACGGATGATGACTTTTCAAAACGGCCTTATCGTCGCTACTCAGCAAGCCAGCTCGACAACATGGACTGGGATCACAGCCAACTTCAGTTGACTCACCACTTTGAAGTGAACAACTTTAACGCTACTACGCGAATTTACCGGAATGACTTTAGTCGTGCTTGGTTTAAGCTCAACGGCTTTACCAGCTCGCAAGGTGGCTCAGTCCCGACTTTACAAGAAATTTTGACCCATCCAACGGATGAATCAAATCAAGCTTACTATCAGGTTTTAACGGGCCAACAAGATAGTACAGCGCAGGAAATTTTGGTGCTGGGTAACAATGACCGTGATTATTACTCCCAAGGTATTCAAGTTGACTTAACTTGGACACCCGAGTTATTTGGCCTCATTCATACCCTCGATGCCGGTGTTCGTTATCATGAAGATGAGATTGAACGAAATCACACAGAAACCAACTTCTTTATGCGCAGCGGCGTGTTAGAGAACACGGGGGAAGATACCCGTGCAACCAGCACTAATACCGAAAAAACAGATGCATTGTCGGCCTATGTGCAAGACTCGATGACGTTTGGTGACTTAACGGTTTCTGCCGGTGTGCGTTGGGAACACATTGAGGGTTCGTATCAAAATCGAGCGCCAGGCCAAGAACAAGATTATCAAGATAAAACCACTACTATTTGGTTGCCAAGTATCAGCGCATTTTATGCCTTATCTGAAAATAGCGGTATATTTGGTGGTGTTCACGAAGGCTTTGTGCCCACCAGCCCAATCCAAGATGCGTCCATTGATATTGAAGAAAGTGTGAACTACGAACTTGGCTGGCGGTACTCCGATCAAGCCTTGCGCACTGAGTTCGTTGGCTTCTTTAGTGATTACAGTAATCTTAAAGAAAGTTGCTCAATTTCAGCTGGCTGCGATACTGATTTGGAATTTAGTGGCGGTGAAGTGGACGTGTATGGCTTAGAAGCCAGCATTCAACACTCATTTGCGTTAAATGCTGATTATGATCTGCCGTGGTCTGTGGTGTATACCTATACAGATTCTGAATTCAAAAGTTCGTTCTATTCAGACTTTGAACAGTGGGGCTTTGTTGAAAAAGGCGATCCTGTCCCTTACCTTGCTGAGCATATGCTTACAGCAAGCGTCGGATTAACGGCTTCAAATTGGCAAGTGGCCCTGCTCGTCAGCTACAGTGATGAAATGCCAGAAACAGCGCAACAGCAACTTACAGGCGATCCTGATGATGCCACATTGGCCGGTGTTTACACCGACGATTACATCAATGTGGACATTGCAGCAAACTACGACATTAACAGCCAAAGCCGTGTGTATGCCAAGGTTGATAATTTGTTCGATGACGCTGATATTACTAGCCGACGCCCTTATGGTGCACGCCCAACAATGACGCGTACCTTGCAAGTGGGCTACAAGTACAAGTTTTAA
- a CDS encoding imelysin family protein, whose translation MAHSLQLSALALATLVVACGESTSSRQGDQFGQPSTPPSTSFDQNQMLESMTDNVILPTFSEFANLTQTLDNSIGSYCSALSGSYADALAQAQTDWQATMTVWQMAELMQIGPLLENDGSLRNKIYSWPNVSTCAVDQDIVLAEQPGYDVAARTSTRKGLDALEYLLFNNNLDHTCTVFGTEPEGWNSRTEDDRRIARCEFAQLLSEDLNANASELLAAWQGTNGYAAILKNAGSAGSPFADVHEAVNDVSDSLFYTDKQTKDAKLATPVGLFANDCGLSPCAQNTESQFAFHSFENIAANLEALLQLYMGGEDGDIGFKDYLLDVGDSETAERMQAEIEEALAMTKAMDRNLKQLLEDDPEQVEQLHAEIKDVTDIMKNDFIQSLALELPATSAGDND comes from the coding sequence ATGGCACATTCGTTACAGCTATCTGCACTAGCATTGGCAACATTAGTGGTTGCGTGTGGTGAGAGTACGAGTAGCCGCCAAGGCGATCAGTTTGGTCAGCCAAGCACGCCTCCGAGCACAAGCTTTGATCAAAACCAAATGTTGGAATCGATGACTGACAATGTCATTTTGCCTACTTTTTCAGAGTTCGCTAACTTGACGCAAACTTTGGATAACAGCATTGGCAGCTATTGTTCTGCATTGAGTGGCTCATACGCAGATGCACTTGCGCAGGCTCAAACCGACTGGCAAGCCACCATGACTGTTTGGCAAATGGCTGAATTGATGCAAATCGGTCCATTATTGGAAAACGACGGATCGTTACGCAATAAAATCTACTCTTGGCCTAACGTCAGTACCTGTGCTGTGGACCAAGATATTGTGCTCGCTGAGCAACCTGGTTACGACGTGGCCGCTCGCACATCGACTCGAAAAGGGTTAGATGCTCTGGAATACTTATTATTTAACAACAACCTTGATCATACCTGTACCGTTTTTGGCACCGAACCAGAAGGTTGGAATAGTCGTACAGAAGATGACAGGCGCATAGCGCGTTGTGAATTTGCGCAACTGTTGTCTGAAGATCTCAATGCCAATGCCAGCGAATTGTTAGCTGCATGGCAAGGGACCAACGGTTATGCGGCAATATTAAAAAATGCAGGGAGCGCGGGAAGCCCGTTTGCAGATGTGCATGAGGCGGTGAATGATGTTTCCGACAGCTTGTTTTATACCGACAAGCAAACCAAAGATGCAAAATTAGCGACACCGGTTGGTTTATTTGCAAATGATTGTGGCTTAAGTCCGTGTGCGCAAAATACAGAATCGCAGTTCGCATTCCATTCATTTGAGAATATTGCTGCCAATTTAGAAGCGTTGCTTCAGTTGTATATGGGTGGCGAAGACGGTGATATTGGCTTTAAAGACTATTTGCTCGATGTAGGCGACAGTGAAACAGCTGAACGTATGCAAGCTGAAATTGAAGAAGCATTGGCGATGACCAAAGCAATGGATCGCAATTTAAAGCAGCTATTGGAAGATGATCCGGAGCAAGTAGAACAACTTCACGCCGAAATTAAAGATGTTACTGACATCATGAAGAATGACTTTATTCAAAGTTTGGCATTGGAGCTTCCAGCCACATCGGCCGGTGATAACGACTAA